A stretch of the uncultured Desulfobacter sp. genome encodes the following:
- a CDS encoding RHS repeat-associated core domain-containing protein, whose amino-acid sequence MGGGNHHCQSPPPGVNATLTLTGGKYRMEERFDRVIQFNTGHRVSTITDADGNTVAFTYTNEKVSSVSDSFNHTLTMGYTGDLLTSVSDSAGRSVSFGYADGNLTSYTDPEGKVWDYGYVDDHKLETLENPEGITTVINIHDALGRVMTQTVPRQAGDATYHLYYSGYRSVEEDSQGNRSISRYDRKKRLIASEDALGNTTGFTYDGQNHLVSATDPRGNTTNYEYDGNNNLVRTLNALGEETLNTYDARFRLTDITDNLGHVTHNDYDSEHHLEKTTVWPEPGTAIETSATFYSNGLPHTSTDGRGIVTTLTYDNYGNPDTSQTASAPAVDYNYNGIGLMTGLTDQGGSATSFVYDDRGLLQTRTDPFLNAMSITYYDDGKINTITDRNNDTVTYTYTDSGKPDTVAFPSGTPTTYTYDTRDNLIQMQDSLGTTTFAYDAVNRLISKTDAGGFSVAYTFDEAGNLATLTYPGNKTVTYTYDALNRLKTVTDWMDRTATYDYDPGGRLESLTQFNGTVITYSYDNADRLSGLDNLIITGGDAIATYQFTLDGNGNRIQVTREVPLEPDLTATTKTFTISSTGNQIESDGTNTFTYDDEGQLIAAYGNTLTFDPEHRLTSIAGNTTHQFKYDGAGNRLEADRDGVITRYIYDASGNLLAEADASNQIQRYYIYGAGLLAMVEPAGTMYCYHFDATGHTVALTDNTKTIVNAYAYTPFGTIANQQENVVQPFKFVGQYGVMAEENGWYYMRARYYDPEVGRFISEDPLGFDGGDVNLYAYASNNPVMFIDPLGLCTESNLTFGNFAKAWARNVTVGVAAYYGWTKLLGLGSNSTSQELQYAPRVRERGVEDPVSHNFPYSFDAEVLSTKPIPKNNGYNIYQKSGTMNGKNGVFEIGVTKDGVIDHRFFRPNG is encoded by the coding sequence TTGGGCGGCGGCAACCACCATTGCCAATCCCCCCCCCCCGGGGTGAACGCCACCCTGACCCTGACCGGCGGAAAATACCGGATGGAAGAACGGTTTGACCGGGTGATCCAATTCAATACCGGCCACCGCGTCAGTACCATCACCGACGCCGACGGCAACACCGTTGCGTTTACCTACACCAACGAAAAAGTATCCTCGGTCTCCGACAGCTTCAACCACACCCTGACCATGGGGTACACCGGGGATCTTCTCACATCGGTAAGCGATTCCGCCGGCCGAAGCGTTTCGTTCGGCTATGCAGACGGCAATCTCACCTCATATACCGACCCCGAAGGCAAGGTCTGGGACTACGGGTATGTTGACGACCACAAACTTGAAACCCTGGAAAACCCGGAAGGCATCACCACCGTCATCAACATCCATGACGCCCTGGGCCGGGTCATGACCCAGACCGTGCCCCGCCAGGCCGGCGATGCCACCTATCACCTCTACTATTCCGGCTACCGGAGCGTGGAAGAGGACAGCCAAGGCAACCGGTCCATCTCCCGCTATGACCGCAAAAAGCGGCTCATTGCTTCGGAAGACGCCTTGGGCAACACCACCGGTTTTACCTATGACGGCCAGAATCACCTTGTATCCGCAACAGACCCCAGGGGCAATACCACAAATTATGAATATGACGGCAACAACAACCTTGTCCGCACCCTAAATGCCCTGGGCGAGGAAACCCTCAACACCTATGATGCCCGGTTCCGGCTCACGGATATCACCGACAACCTGGGCCATGTGACCCACAACGATTATGATTCAGAACACCACCTGGAAAAGACCACAGTCTGGCCCGAACCGGGCACTGCAATTGAGACTTCTGCCACATTCTATTCCAACGGCCTGCCCCATACGTCAACAGACGGCCGGGGCATTGTCACGACCCTGACCTATGACAATTACGGCAACCCGGATACCAGCCAAACCGCTTCAGCCCCTGCCGTTGATTATAATTATAACGGCATCGGGCTTATGACCGGCCTGACCGACCAGGGCGGGTCCGCCACCTCTTTTGTCTATGATGACAGGGGACTGCTTCAAACCCGGACAGACCCCTTCTTGAACGCCATGTCCATCACCTATTACGATGATGGTAAAATAAACACCATAACCGACCGGAACAACGACACGGTAACATACACGTATACGGATTCCGGCAAGCCCGACACAGTAGCCTTCCCGTCAGGGACACCCACAACTTACACCTACGACACCCGGGATAATCTCATACAAATGCAGGACAGCCTGGGCACAACAACCTTTGCCTATGATGCTGTCAACCGCCTGATATCCAAAACAGATGCCGGCGGATTTTCGGTTGCCTACACCTTTGATGAAGCCGGTAATCTTGCCACACTCACCTATCCGGGCAACAAGACCGTAACCTACACCTATGACGCGCTGAACCGCCTGAAAACCGTTACGGACTGGATGGACAGGACCGCCACCTACGACTATGATCCCGGGGGCCGCCTTGAATCCCTGACCCAGTTCAACGGAACGGTAATCACCTATAGTTACGACAATGCCGACCGCCTCTCCGGCCTTGACAATCTTATCATTACAGGCGGGGATGCCATCGCCACCTACCAGTTTACCCTGGACGGAAACGGCAACCGCATCCAGGTAACCCGGGAAGTGCCCCTGGAACCCGATCTCACCGCAACCACCAAAACTTTCACCATCAGCTCCACGGGCAACCAGATAGAAAGCGACGGCACCAACACATTTACATATGATGACGAAGGCCAGCTCATCGCAGCCTACGGCAACACCTTAACCTTTGACCCCGAACACCGGCTGACATCCATTGCCGGAAACACAACCCACCAGTTCAAATACGACGGGGCCGGAAACCGCCTGGAAGCTGACCGAGACGGCGTCATCACCCGGTACATCTATGATGCTTCGGGCAACCTGCTTGCCGAAGCCGACGCGTCAAACCAAATCCAGCGCTACTATATCTACGGCGCAGGCCTTTTGGCCATGGTGGAACCCGCCGGCACCATGTACTGCTACCATTTTGACGCCACCGGCCACACCGTGGCTCTGACCGACAACACCAAAACCATAGTCAACGCCTACGCCTATACCCCGTTCGGCACCATTGCCAACCAGCAGGAAAATGTGGTACAGCCCTTCAAGTTTGTGGGCCAATACGGCGTCATGGCCGAGGAAAACGGCTGGTACTACATGCGGGCCAGATATTATGATCCGGAAGTGGGCAGGTTCATCTCCGAAGATCCTTTAGGATTTGACGGTGGGGATGTTAACTTGTATGCGTACGCCTCAAATAATCCTGTTATGTTCATTGATCCTTTGGGGTTGTGTACAGAAAGCAATTTGACCTTTGGAAATTTTGCAAAGGCATGGGCCAGGAATGTTACTGTTGGAGTTGCCGCTTACTATGGATGGACAAAGCTTTTAGGGCTTGGATCAAATAGTACAAGCCAGGAATTACAATATGCACCTCGTGTTAGAGAAAGAGGAGTAGAAGACCCTGTTAGCCATAATTTCCCTTATAGCTTTGACGCAGAGGTCCTTTCAACAAAGCCAATTCCTAAAAATAACGGCTATAATATATACCAAAAGTCAGGGACGATGAATGGTAAGAATGGAGTTTTTGAAATCGGCGTTACCAAAGATGGAGTAATTGACCATCGATTTTTTAGACCGAACGGGTGA
- a CDS encoding MoaD/ThiS family protein: MGTVLFNAFSFLQKKLKAQNIPCVDAVLDLDDGQCVQDILDGLGIAPQDIEGVFVNGKIAPLDTLLHDGDRIAALPPGTPGPYRLLLGLVASPNNESDKKTDKGTDSKK; the protein is encoded by the coding sequence ATGGGCACTGTACTATTCAATGCGTTTTCATTTTTGCAAAAAAAACTTAAAGCGCAAAATATTCCTTGTGTAGATGCTGTTCTTGATTTAGATGATGGTCAATGTGTGCAGGATATTTTAGACGGTCTGGGAATCGCCCCACAGGATATTGAGGGGGTTTTTGTTAACGGGAAGATCGCACCCCTTGACACCCTGCTTCATGACGGAGACCGGATCGCGGCACTGCCGCCCGGGACTCCCGGGCCATATCGCCTCCTTTTGGGGCTTGTTGCTTCCCCAAACAACGAATCGGATAAAAAAACAGACAAAGGAACGGACAGCAAGAAATGA
- a CDS encoding MoaD/ThiS family protein, whose product MKIEIRLFATLASYANHGDMDADGCLSFDGPATIRDAAQRLGVPEKEIKLVFLNGVGATLDSPMKDKDRVGIFPPIGGG is encoded by the coding sequence ATGAAAATAGAGATCAGACTTTTTGCCACACTTGCCTCCTACGCCAACCATGGGGATATGGATGCCGACGGTTGTCTCAGTTTTGACGGGCCTGCCACGATACGGGATGCGGCCCAACGTTTAGGGGTTCCCGAAAAGGAGATTAAGCTGGTGTTTCTTAATGGGGTAGGGGCGACCCTGGATTCCCCAATGAAAGACAAAGACCGCGTAGGCATTTTTCCGCCAATTGGGGGTGGATGA
- a CDS encoding aldehyde ferredoxin oxidoreductase C-terminal domain-containing protein: MSQILRINTREKTYSFETPAEDIAGLGGRALTSKMILNEVPATCHPLGKDNKLVFAPGLLTGSPAANSGRLSLGSKSPLTGGIKESNSGGLVSQKLARLGIKALVLEDKPEDDAFSMIVIKKDSVEFLPADEYVGINNGEMITKLWERFGKRVGTASIGVAGEQRLTGASIHFADPKGHPGRAAGRGGLGAVLGSKKIKAIVVDDKGTERVALSDPEAFKAANKKWVELLTSHPVSGQGLPAFGTAVLVNVINEAGALPTKNFRTGRFEDAKEISGEVLAANIEKRGGVAAEGCHPGCVIKCSQIYNDKDNNYLTSGFEYETVWAFGSHCMIKDLDDIAMMDRLCDEFGLDTIDTGVAIGIAMEGGVIPWGDGKAAIELLKKVGTGDPMGKIIGNGAAFTGQALGVDRVPVVKRQALPAYDPRAVKAVGVTYATTPMGADHTAGYGVCQNILGVGGSIDPLKKDNNVETSKTLQIATAAIDAAGLCLFVAFPILDNPEGLQMVVDMINARYGLSLVTDDVINLGISILKDELEFNRRAGFTSKDDQLPEMFKEKIAPHDVSWDFTTEELSEAVKF; this comes from the coding sequence ATGTCACAAATTTTAAGAATTAACACCAGGGAAAAAACGTATTCATTTGAAACACCGGCTGAAGATATTGCAGGGCTTGGCGGACGTGCCCTGACCTCGAAAATGATTTTAAATGAAGTCCCTGCCACATGCCATCCTCTAGGTAAAGACAATAAACTGGTCTTTGCACCAGGATTATTGACCGGCTCTCCTGCTGCCAATTCAGGACGGCTTTCCTTGGGCTCAAAATCTCCGTTGACCGGTGGTATCAAAGAGAGTAACAGCGGCGGCCTGGTTTCCCAGAAACTGGCCCGGCTTGGGATTAAAGCCCTGGTTTTGGAGGATAAACCCGAGGACGACGCGTTCTCCATGATTGTTATTAAAAAAGACAGTGTTGAGTTCCTTCCTGCTGACGAGTACGTGGGTATAAATAACGGAGAGATGATTACAAAGCTCTGGGAGCGGTTTGGAAAACGTGTGGGCACCGCAAGTATCGGGGTTGCCGGGGAACAGCGCTTGACAGGGGCATCCATCCATTTTGCCGATCCCAAAGGGCATCCGGGCCGGGCAGCCGGTCGCGGCGGTCTTGGGGCGGTCCTGGGATCCAAGAAAATCAAAGCCATTGTTGTTGATGATAAAGGCACAGAGCGTGTGGCACTAAGTGATCCCGAAGCCTTCAAGGCAGCCAATAAAAAATGGGTCGAACTGCTTACAAGCCATCCAGTTTCAGGCCAGGGCCTGCCGGCCTTTGGTACCGCCGTTTTGGTTAATGTTATTAATGAGGCTGGTGCTCTGCCTACCAAGAACTTTAGAACAGGCCGGTTTGAAGATGCCAAGGAAATCAGCGGCGAAGTTCTGGCTGCCAACATTGAAAAACGTGGTGGGGTCGCAGCTGAAGGTTGCCATCCGGGCTGCGTGATCAAATGTTCACAGATCTATAATGACAAGGACAACAATTACCTCACTTCCGGCTTTGAGTATGAAACCGTCTGGGCGTTCGGTTCACACTGCATGATCAAGGATCTGGATGATATTGCCATGATGGACAGACTGTGTGACGAATTCGGTCTTGATACCATTGATACGGGTGTGGCCATCGGTATTGCCATGGAAGGCGGCGTTATTCCCTGGGGCGACGGCAAAGCTGCCATTGAGCTGCTTAAAAAAGTTGGTACAGGCGATCCCATGGGCAAAATCATCGGTAACGGTGCGGCCTTTACAGGCCAGGCGCTTGGTGTTGACCGGGTGCCCGTTGTAAAACGTCAGGCGCTTCCTGCCTATGACCCAAGAGCGGTTAAAGCAGTTGGTGTTACATATGCCACAACGCCCATGGGTGCAGACCATACCGCAGGATACGGTGTATGCCAGAATATTCTCGGCGTGGGCGGTTCCATTGATCCTTTGAAAAAAGACAACAACGTGGAAACCTCTAAGACCCTGCAGATCGCCACTGCTGCTATTGATGCTGCAGGACTCTGTCTGTTCGTGGCCTTCCCCATTCTTGACAATCCCGAAGGCCTGCAGATGGTTGTGGATATGATCAATGCAAGATACGGTTTAAGTCTTGTGACGGATGATGTCATCAACCTGGGTATTTCTATTCTGAAAGACGAGCTGGAGTTTAATCGTCGGGCCGGTTTTACCTCTAAGGATGATCAGCTGCCCGAGATGTTCAAGGAAAAGATTGCACCGCACGACGTATCTTGGGATTTCACAACTGAGGAACTCTCTGAAGCTGTAAAATTCTAA